The following proteins are co-located in the Castanea sativa cultivar Marrone di Chiusa Pesio chromosome 8, ASM4071231v1 genome:
- the LOC142605862 gene encoding uncharacterized protein LOC142605862, with protein sequence MQPFRDVLDECSFMDMGHIGPQFTWHKHYARYTIWERLDRVVATNEWFDKFPDTKVYHLDVTTFDHKPLWVVLEIMECCQHRPFRFEQMWMTESGCSDTIEAVWRSGEVDPRSVKLLNKVDRCGIELTKWSKKIFGSVRAELEKKLLQQAERRAIQGGNTVWMRTLEREINGLMDKEAKMWAQ encoded by the coding sequence ATGCAACCGTTTCGGGATGTTTTGGATGAATGCAGCTTTATGGACATGGGTCACATTGGTCCTCAATTTACTTGGCATAAACACTACGCTAGGTACACGATTTGGGAGAGACTTGATAGGGTGGTAGCAACGAATGAATGGTTTGATAAATTTCCGGATACAAAGGTATATCACTTGGATGTTACTACATTTGATCACAAGCCTCTGTGGGTTGTTCTGGAGATCATGGAGTGTTGCCAACATCGTCCTTTCCGCTTTGAACAAATGTGGATGACTGAGAGTGGGTGTAGTGACACGATAGAAGCAGTTTGGAGGAGTGGGGAAGTAGATCCACGGTCTGTCAAACTACTGAATAAGGTGGATAGATGTGGTATTGAACTTACCAAATGGAGCaagaaaatttttggaagtGTTCGGGCtgagttagaaaaaaaattattacagcAGGCTGAGAGAAGGGCTATTCAGGGGGGCAACACAGTGTGGATGAGAACACTGGAGAGAGAGATCAACGGGTTAATGGATAAAGAAGCAAAAATGTGGGCCCAATGA